A genomic window from Nosocomiicoccus massiliensis includes:
- a CDS encoding DUF402 domain-containing protein: MIKETIPKTGETVRIQSYKHDGNIHRVWKETTILKATDSIIIGGNNHTLVTESDNRKWVTREPALVYFHKEAWFNVIAMFREDGVYYYCNLASPYVYDGEAIKYIDYDLDIKLFPDGKYFLLDEDEYIQHKKEMRYSKDIDDILHYQVDTLQEWIEEKRGPFAEDFVHIWYKRYQELNQS; encoded by the coding sequence ATGATTAAAGAAACCATACCGAAAACGGGTGAAACCGTCAGAATACAAAGTTATAAACACGACGGTAACATTCATAGAGTGTGGAAAGAAACGACAATTTTAAAAGCGACAGATAGTATTATCATCGGTGGTAATAATCATACACTCGTCACTGAAAGTGATAATAGAAAATGGGTGACGAGAGAACCTGCGTTAGTATATTTTCATAAAGAAGCATGGTTTAACGTCATTGCGATGTTTAGAGAAGACGGCGTATATTATTATTGCAATTTAGCTTCTCCATACGTTTATGATGGTGAAGCAATTAAATACATCGACTACGATTTAGATATTAAATTATTTCCAGATGGGAAATACTTTTTACTCGATGAAGATGAATACATCCAGCATAAAAAAGAGATGAGATATAGTAAAGACATCGATGATATACTGCATTATCAAGTTGACACACTCCAAGAATGGATTGAAGAAAAAAGAGGCCCGTTTGCGGAAGATTTTGTACACATATGGTATAAACGTTATCAAGAATTAAACCAATCGTAA
- the mutY gene encoding A/G-specific adenine glycosylase, translating into MNYKLFNESLLDWYYEVRRDLPWRETSDPYKIWLSEVMLQQTQVKTVIPYYNKFIKKYPTLDSIANENSESLLKEWEGLGYYNRIRNFHEAVKEVQSTYQSEVPNQPETFFTLKGVGPYIGGAVQSIAFNHKIAAVDGNVLRVMTRLTEDSRDISKQKTISSIKAHIETFMPDDAGNFNQAMMELGATVCTPRAPKCITCPVQAHCESFKNNTVNLYPFKKKAKAKKELYFNVYLILNDQNEIYLYKETKDLLQGMYKFPKFDVDTNVETIEDKLHIELSQPQFLGEEKHIFTHKVWYMNIYVVHTTSTNDHFVPLNEVRELPMSVAMQKVYKYIDETI; encoded by the coding sequence TTGAACTATAAATTGTTTAACGAATCACTTTTAGATTGGTATTATGAAGTGCGCCGTGATTTACCGTGGAGAGAAACTTCAGATCCATATAAAATCTGGCTATCTGAAGTGATGCTCCAACAAACTCAAGTGAAAACCGTCATCCCTTATTATAATAAGTTTATCAAAAAATACCCAACACTTGATTCGATTGCGAACGAAAATAGTGAATCGCTACTGAAAGAGTGGGAAGGGCTAGGTTATTATAATCGTATTCGTAATTTCCATGAAGCGGTCAAAGAAGTCCAATCAACTTATCAATCCGAAGTTCCAAATCAACCTGAAACGTTCTTCACATTAAAAGGTGTCGGACCGTATATCGGCGGTGCGGTTCAGTCGATCGCATTTAATCATAAAATTGCCGCAGTGGACGGGAATGTCCTTCGTGTTATGACAAGACTCACTGAAGACTCTAGAGACATTTCAAAACAAAAGACGATTTCCTCAATTAAAGCACATATAGAAACGTTTATGCCAGACGATGCGGGTAATTTTAACCAAGCGATGATGGAACTCGGTGCAACTGTTTGTACACCACGCGCACCAAAATGTATTACGTGTCCAGTTCAAGCACACTGTGAATCATTTAAAAACAATACTGTTAATCTATACCCGTTTAAGAAGAAAGCTAAAGCTAAAAAAGAGTTGTACTTTAATGTCTATCTTATCCTAAATGATCAGAATGAAATTTATCTCTATAAAGAAACGAAAGACTTACTCCAAGGCATGTACAAATTTCCAAAATTTGACGTCGACACGAATGTAGAAACGATAGAGGATAAATTACACATTGAATTATCTCAACCTCAATTTTTAGGAGAAGAAAAGCATATATTTACTCACAAAGTATGGTATATGAATATATACGTCGTTCATACGACGTCTACAAATGACCATTTTGTACCACTAAATGAGGTACGAGAACTTCCGATGAGTGTTGCGATGCAAAAAGTATATAAATATATCGATGAAACGATTTAG
- a CDS encoding metal-dependent hydrolase — protein MDTVTHGLMGGTLVGLATIDPHVDAVTVGFASTMVAASLIPDIDTVLKAKDNATYIKNHRGLTHSLPFTFVIWPLLLATVSNVIFGLDFFHMYLWSLLAVFLHVFVDIFNMYGTQALRFFDNRWIQLGIINTIDIPILILLSLYLVLWAFGFNPVILFFIIYSILAIYYVMRAMYKRMLMKKVSRLLPNSEILRLFVMPTIKFFEWRIALVTKDKFVVGRAFKTQVVIYDEFDKVGPLEEELYEIVKSNKDFNAFTYFSSIYRYEVTQVDRSHIEVRYIDLRYLQNGHYPFVCIIIINQDTNDIKSSFTGWVFSEEKLQSKVT, from the coding sequence ATGGATACTGTAACACACGGATTAATGGGTGGTACGCTCGTTGGACTCGCAACAATCGACCCACACGTTGACGCTGTCACTGTTGGGTTCGCTTCAACGATGGTTGCCGCAAGTTTAATCCCGGATATCGATACGGTATTAAAAGCAAAAGATAATGCGACGTACATTAAAAACCACCGCGGGTTAACACATAGTTTACCATTTACGTTTGTCATTTGGCCGCTTCTACTCGCGACTGTATCAAACGTAATATTCGGCCTAGATTTTTTCCATATGTATTTATGGTCGTTGCTTGCTGTGTTCTTACATGTGTTTGTTGACATATTTAATATGTACGGTACGCAAGCGTTGCGATTTTTTGATAACCGTTGGATTCAACTCGGTATTATCAACACGATCGATATTCCAATATTAATATTACTTTCACTATATTTAGTTTTATGGGCATTTGGATTTAACCCAGTCATACTATTTTTCATCATTTATAGTATACTCGCTATTTATTATGTCATGCGTGCAATGTATAAACGCATGCTGATGAAAAAAGTCAGTCGACTGTTACCAAATTCTGAAATTCTAAGACTATTTGTTATGCCGACGATTAAATTTTTCGAGTGGCGTATCGCGCTCGTCACAAAAGACAAGTTTGTCGTCGGTCGAGCGTTTAAAACACAAGTCGTTATATATGATGAGTTCGACAAAGTCGGTCCACTTGAAGAAGAGTTATACGAAATCGTAAAATCAAACAAAGACTTTAATGCGTTTACCTACTTTTCAAGTATTTACCGATATGAAGTCACACAAGTCGATCGGTCACATATCGAGGTAAGGTACATCGATTTAAGATATTTACAAAATGGACACTACCCGTTCGTATGTATTATCATTATAAATCAAGACACAAACGACATTAAATCGAGCTTTACAGGTTGGGTATTTTCTGAAGAAAAACTCCAAAGTAAAGTCACTTAA